In the genome of Nitrospirota bacterium, one region contains:
- the radC gene encoding DNA repair protein RadC, translated as MPKVLLENNRTTRFKVIKAVYEKLTVQEGTEHYVSKTISDAQTVFAMFSFLQQETKEHFIALHLDVKNRILCIDRVSAGTMTGSLIHPREVFKTALLSLAASVLLIHNHPSGDPTPSRDDISITEKLKGAGELIGIAVLDHVIIGDGYVSLKEKGYL; from the coding sequence ATGCCAAAAGTTCTTTTAGAAAATAACCGCACCACACGCTTCAAGGTAATCAAGGCAGTCTATGAGAAGCTGACAGTTCAGGAGGGAACAGAGCACTATGTTTCAAAAACCATCAGCGATGCTCAAACAGTCTTTGCAATGTTCAGCTTTTTGCAACAGGAGACAAAGGAGCATTTTATTGCCCTGCACCTGGACGTTAAAAACAGAATACTCTGCATAGACAGGGTATCAGCAGGGACAATGACCGGCTCTCTTATCCATCCAAGAGAAGTATTCAAAACCGCATTGCTCTCGTTAGCAGCCTCAGTGTTGCTGATCCACAACCACCCATCAGGAGACCCAACTCCAAGCCGTGACGATATTTCGATAACTGAAAAGCTTAAAGGGGCTGGAGAGCTTATCGGGATTGCGGTATTGGACCACGTGATCATTGGAGATGGATATGTATCACTCAAAGAAAAGGGATATCTATAA